The Streptomyces sp. NBC_01276 genome contains the following window.
CTCGGACCAGGGCCCACAACCGCACACCCACCATCACGGGGCCGGCCCTTCGGGCCGGAGTCCTGCGCTTCGCTACGAGCCAGGATGACCCGGTTTCACAGAGTCCAGGCACACAGCCCGTTCGGGGCTGCTTGCTCCCAACCCTGGGGAGCAAGCAGCCCCCTTCCCTGCTACGGGTGGTTGCTGATGGTTCCGGCCTGAACGGTGACGGCTCCGCTATCGAGGGAGGCCACACCGCCAATCGCGAAACCGAAGACGGCCACAGCCGTGGCCACGAATGCAGCAACTCGCTTGGACACAGTCATGATTCCTCCATCTAGTCCGACCCCACGGCCGGCTCTTGGCCCGATCATGACATACGCAGCCACGCCCATCACGTCATCAGCCTGGCTACCTTCGCTTCATTTACTATCATGGATAGACTCTGGGATCTTGGTCATCAACCCATGCACGACCCTCGACACCTCGCGTGTTGTCGGCAAACAGTGAAACTGCGCAGTGCTCAGCCAACCTGCACAACCCCAGGTCAGAAGCATGACACCTGCTCAGATTCACTTGTCCAGCTCAACTCATCCTGATGACACCACCTGCGCCGCAACGCACTGTCCCCACACGCCGCACCTCGCCGGCCTGAACAGCCCAAAACCAAGCGCTGCCAGGAGGGACACCAACTGCGGCGTCGCAGACAGCGAAGTCGCCCCTCGATCTACAGCTAAGGCCTGTCCCGCAAACGATCTCCGTCTCAGGGCAGTCGCGGGTAGGCGGGGTGATCGGCGTAGGGTGAGGCGAGGTCGAGCAGGTCGTCGCATGGCCAGGTGTCACCGTCGTACTGGCAGTCATCGCGGTTGTCCCACGGCAGTTCGGGGTCGCCGGTGGCCGGACTGAGTACATGGCGGGAGAGAACGCGTCGCTTGGCTTCGACCTCCCGCAGAACACGAGCCGGGTCGTGCAGCGCGACGTGCAGGGCCATCGTGGGATGGAAGCCGGAGAGTTCTCCTTGGCAGAAGTCGACCGTGTGCCCGTGAGCGGTCCACTCCCCACAGCCGTCACTGTCGCTGCGTCGGGCCAGGTCGGCCTCCTCGTCCAGCCGTGCGTGGAGGAACTCCACAAGGTCTTGGCTCATGAGGTCATCCTGAACGATGCATGAGGCCCGGTCGCCTAATTCCATACTGTGGGCAGGGCCCGGCTGGCAGGCCCGGCAACTGGAATGATCTTGCTGTGGCTGGTGTGATCACGGCGTCCGAGCCGTCCTGGACAGCCCTGTTCTCCGGGCTGAGCCCTCGCGCCTTCGGCAAGTTGGTGACGGTGCTGCGGCGCCAGGGTGCGGACGCGGTCCGCAGGGGCCGGCCGTGGAGCCTTCCGCTGGAGGACCGGGCCCTGCTCGTCGCGGCGTACTGGCGCACGAACCTGACCATGCGCCAGCTCGCCCCGCTGTTCGGGATCTCGAAGTCGGCGGCGGACCGAATCATCGACAACCTCGGGCCGATACTCGCCCTCCAGCCCCGCAAGCGGTTCGCCAAGGGCACCGTGCTCATCGTGATGGTATCGGAGTCTGCCGCGGTCGATCACGCCCGCCTTCAGCCAGCCGCGGATCAGATCCCTGGCGGGGAACTGACCGAGCATGGTCATGAGGTGGTTGTGGTCGATGCGGTCGAATGTCGCCGACAGGTCCGCATCCAGGACTCACAGACGCTTCGGGTTCCTGCCCTTCACCGTCCAGAAGATCGCGGATATTGCGTCCTGGCAGCTGCGGCCGGGCCTGAATCCATAGGACCTCGGCTCGAACCGCGCTTCCCACTCGGGCTCCAGCACGTTCTTCACGCGGGCCTGGAGAACCCGGTCACGGATGACCGGGATGCCGAGCGGTCGCTGTTTCCCGTTGCTCTTGGGGATGAACGACCGATGGATCTCGGCCGCCAAGGCGCCTCTCGCCTTCGGCGTGAGGGCCCGTTCCCCGTCGATGCCAGCGGTCATGCGACCACTGCTCTGCTGCGTCACCCGCTTCACGCTGACCAGCGTGTTGCTGCGGTTCCGCAGCATGAGTTTCTGCAAGTTGCGGACCTTCTTGAGGTCCCCGTCCTGCGCCGCCTTGAAGATCCTCTGCCTCAGCCGCCGTACATTCTCCTCGCAGGTGGCCCAGTCGATACCGTGCCAGTCGAGTAAGTCGCCCTCGGGTCCGTTCACCGCAGGCGAGGGCGTCACGACAGGTGCCGTGATCTCCATGTTCGCCTTCGGTGTCTAACTTGTCCCTCGGTTCCGGCTTCCTTGCAGTGGTGATTTCAAAGGCTCACCTGATCCACGTGGGCGCCCTTTCGGGCCGGGCCACCAGGTCCCGTATCCGGCGAGTTATGCGAGAGCGGGTGAAGGTCCCGATCTCCCGGTTTCCTCTGGCCTTTCGGCCTGCCGGCCTTCGCTTCTTGGATCTTCCTTCTCCCGGCGAGGACTTCAACCTCCCTTGCGGTCGGCCTACCAAGCCAGTGGCTTGGACCCCGTCGGGGTTTCCACGTTCCGCACCAGTAAGACGCGACTGGGGTGGGCGCCCCCTCTACCCCGGAACCAGCGGTGTCCTCCCTCCGGGCTCAGTTACCCGAAGGTCGCTTGGTGCCTCACAGCACCGGGTCCTGTGACCGCCGCCAACACGCCATCGACGCGGTCTTAAAGTCACGAGGCATCATCAAGGGTTCACTTGCGCTTCGCCCGTCCAGCCTTCCCCTCGCCTGTTGCACCCCGATGGCCGGGACGCTCTTGGGCTTGAACACTCCGCTTCACACCCCGCCGTTACCAGCGACGCATGGGAGCGCGGGGACGGGCCTTGGACACTGACCCGAAGTTCAGCCGATCGATACCTCCTTCACGTGGCTGGACTTACTTACCTGGAGCGACTTCGTGTCGCACACTGAGCGCTTCACCTGGCGGGATTCGCCGGCTGGTGCACTCATGCGGACCCATCCGCCGCCACGATCTCTCCTGGTGGCCATCCCGTCGGCGGAGGCTGGGGGTGCGTTGTCGGCCGAGCTCAGTTGGTGTGAGCGGGTCGCGAGTCAGGCAGGGTGTTGGCTGGCCAGAGGCTGTCGGGGAAGGCGGCGTCGTCGGAGTCGGTGTCGGGCATGAGGGTGGTGAGCATCTGCTGGGCCGTCTTGGCGTTGTCGGTGGCGCGGGGCAGCATGACGCTTTCGTAGGCGTCGAGGGCCTGGGCGATGGTGGGGTGGTCGATGACGGCTTGGGCGAGTTCGGCGCCGTCGAGCAGGGCGAGGTTGGCGCCGACGCCGACGGGTGGCATCAGGTGGGCGGCGTCGCCGAGCAGGGTGATGCCGGGGACGCGCTGCCAGGAGTGGTGAACGGGAAGGACGAACATGGGCCGGTTGATGAAACTGCCCTCGTTGTCGCGCAGGATGTCCAGCAGGCTCTCGTGCCAGCCCTGGTACTGGGCGAGGAGGCGCGCGCGTACTGCTTCGGTGTCTGTGAGGTCGAGGCCGGCGTGCCAGTCCTGGGGGCCGCGGAAGTTGACGTAGCCGCGGACGTGGCCGTTGCTGTTGCGCTGCAGCACCAGGCTGCGGCGGCCCGCCTTGGCCGACATGGTGCCGCGACCGACCAGGCGGGCGATGCCGGGGTGACGGTGGTCGACGTCGTCGAAGTGGACTTCCACCAACGTGACACCGGCGTAGGAGGGTTGGGCGTCGGAAAGCGCGGGGCGTACCCGGGACCAGGCGCCATCGGCGCCGATGACCAGGTCGAAGTCTTCGCCGCCCGTGCGGTCGTGGTGATGCAGGCGGGCGGTACCACGGGGTAATGGCGTGACGGCCTTCACGGAGTGACCCCAGCGGACCGTGCCGGGGGCGAGGGAGTCCAGCAGGAGCGCGCGCAGCTGGCCGCGGTCGATCTCGGGCCTGCTCAGATCGCCCACGCCTGCCTGGTCGTGGCGTATCAGGGTCGCGTGGCGGTCGTACAAGCGCCACTCCTGGCTCTCGGGCCGGGAGAGGGCGAGGAACTGGTCGAACAGGCCGGATGCACGCAGGGCTGCCTGGCCGGTGTCTTCGTGGATGTCGAGAGTGCCGCCTTGCGAGCGGGAGTGGGGGTCGGTCTCGCGCTCGAAGACCGTGACCGGCACGCCGTGCTGTTGCAGGATGCGCGCGCAGATGAGGCCGCCGAGGCCGGCGCCGGCGATCGCGATACGAGTGGTGGTGGACATGAGGGTCACGCTCCGTTCAAAGGCTGGGGAGGGTGCTGGTGCCTTGTGGCGACGCCCTGTTCTGGGCATGGCGGATCAGTCGTTCCGGTGTGGGAACGCGTCCCAGGTGACGGCGGCCGGGTGCCGGTCGGCCGTCGCCACTCATAGAAGCACAGCAGCTACAAAAGTACAACCGCTCCGACTTTGCAGTCGATTGCCTTTACGATCGAATCCCCTCAAGGGGGTAAGGTGGCGGAATGACCGGGACAACGGCAGGACGTCGCGAACGCAAGAAGGCCCAGACGAGGCAGGCCTTGACGGATGCTGCTGTGCGGCTGTTCACCGAGCGCGGCTTCGACAACGTCGGCGTACGCGAGGTGGCGGAGGCGGCCGACGTCTCGCTGAGCACGCTCTTCAAGCACTTCCCCAGCAAGGAAGCCCTCGTCTTCGACCTGGACACGGACATGGAGAGCGCCCTCGTCGCCGCCGTTCGCGACCGAGCCCCCGGCCAGCCCGTGCTGCACGCCCTGCGCGACCATATGGTGCGCACCCGAACCGCCGTGCGGACCGACGACCCCACTTTCGTCCTCATCGAATCCACCCCCGCGCTGCGGGACTACGCCCGGCGCATGTGGTTGCGCCACGAGAGCACGCTGGCCGCCGTCCTCGCCGAGGTCACCGGGCTCGCCCCGGAAGACCCCGCCATCGCCGGCCTGGCACGCTTCACGCTGGAAGCCCCCAGCATCGCCCGTGCAGGCGAAGACCCGGCCCGAACCATGCGCGACCTGTTCACCCTGCTGGAACACGGCTGGGCCGCCACCCCCCTGGCGGGACAGGAAGACCACGCCGGTCGGGACGGGTGACCGCGACCTCTCGAAAGGCCGCAACGTTCTCGCGGAGTGAAACACCCGCCAACTCGAGTACTCATCCGCCAAGTGAAACGCTCCTTACCGTGTTGGCGGGTTGATTCCGGTCCTTCGTACGATCGGGAGACCCAGGGGCCTGGGTGTGGCAGACGACGCTCATGCCGTACGTGTGGCTTTGACTGATTGGCCGCCCAGTGCCCCGCGACGACACGGCCACTCATTGGGATGAGCGAACAGAGATCGCTTCGTAAGGACACGTCGGCGTGGTCGTCTGCAGGGTCAGTCAAGCGGACGACGAGGGAGGCTCTGTGCCCGAGCTCTGGGCGGGGACGGATGCCGGCAAGGCCGCGCATCACTGCACGGTGATCGACACGGACGGGACGAAGGTGCTCTCGCGTCGGGTTCCCAACAACAAGCCCGAGCTCCTGGAACTGATAGGCGACGTCCTCTCACTGGCCCAGGACAGCCCGGTGACCTGGGCGGCTGACCTGCATGCCGGCGGGGACGCTCTGCTTATCGCTCTCCTGACCGGCCATGGTCAGCGACTGCTCTACATTCCTGGCCGGACCGTCCATCACGCTTCCCGTGGCTACCGCGGGGACGGCAAGACCGACGCGAAGGATGCCTACGTCATCGCCGACCAGGCACGGATGCGTCGGGACCTGCAGCCGCTGCAGGAATGGGACGAGATCGCGGTGGACCTGAAGATCCTCACCGCCCGCCGCTATGACCTCACCGCCGACCGCACACGCGCCATCAACGGGATGCGAGCACAGCTCCTGGAGTACTTCCCCGCTCTCGAGCGGGCCTTCGACTATGCCGCCTCCAAGGCGGCACTCATTCTGCTGACCGGTTACCAAACACCGGCTGGCCTGCGCCGGGTTGGCCCGAGCCGACTCGCGGCCTGGCTGAAGACCCGCAAAGTCCGTGGCTCCCAGGCCATCGCTGATGCGGCCGTCGCCGCGGCTCAGGCCCAGCACACCGCCGTGACGGGGGAGAGCACAGCCGCCGCCGTGGTGAACACCCTGGCCCGGACAGTCCTGGCACTGGACGAAGAGATCGCCGCCATCGACGCGCGGATCGCGGCCCGATTCCGGGAGCACCGGGACGCGGAGGTAATCATCAGCATGCCTGGCATAGGTCCGTTGCTGGGGGCGGAGTTCATCGCCTGCACCGGCGGTGACATGGACGCCTTCGGCACCGCGGGACGTCTCGCCGGAGTTGCCGGCCTCGCACCCGTCCCACGGGATTCAGGTCGCATCAGCGGCAATATGCGCCGACCCCACCGCTACCACCGCAGACTCCTGCGCGTCTTCTACCTCTCCGCCCAGATCGCTGCCCGTTTCTGTCCCACATCGAAGACCTTCTACGACCGTAAACGAGCCGAGGGTAAGAGCCACAAGCAGGCGATTCTCTCAGACCTGACAGATCCCGCCTGTCGCTCCGGCTCCGGCTCCCGCTGCCCATCCCTCCTGGTCCCCGCCGCTCCCCTCAGGTCATGTCACGACCTGATCGGGTCCGCCTTCCGCGAGGCGCGCGGCGCGCACGGCGCGCTCGACCTTCCTCGCTTCGTACGCGCGTTGTTTGCAGCCGGCTGAGCAGTACCGGACTGGCCTGCCAAGGGGCTGGCGTACCAAGGGCTCACGGCACCAGCCGCACTGGTGGTGATCGCCTACGGGCACCGGTGCCACGGGAGCCTGAGCCGGCGGCCGGTCCTTCAACATCGGAAGGCCGAGGCGTTCGGCTTCGAAGGCGCGTTGCCGGTGAGCCCGCTTGCAGTACAGCCGCGATGTGCGGGTGTTCCCTTGATGCACGGGGGCGCCGCACCAACGGCAGGAAGCCCCGCCCGGGTCGGGCCCGAACGCGTCTGCGGACCAGGGCGGTCGAGGGGGGACCGGGGCGGATAGCTCGTGAGAAACGGGGGCGGGTAGCTGACGGGGAACGGGTAGGAGTGGCTGGGGAGCCGCCGCTGAGGGCGGGGTGGCGGCCATCTCGGCCAGGGCTGCCAGGGCTGCCAGGGCTGCCAGGACCAGCCGGACCGGGTCGCCCAGCACGGTCAGGTCAAACCATTCACCCCGTACGCGCTGCGCGTCGAAACGGCCGTGCAGCGCGGCTTCGTAGTCGCCGACGCTGTCCAGGAGCACGGTCAAGGTCATGGGCTGGCCGGTCTGGAGTTGAGCCACCCGATTGCCGACGTGGGCGGCCCGGCCGATCTTCGTCAGGACCGACCCCTCGGCCGCCAACAGGTACGTGCGCATCATCTAGTTCCTTCCGGTGCAGACGCCGAGGGCCTGTCGGCGCCAACACTCCAGACGCCCGTGGTATCTCGGTCCTACTCCCTCGGGCAGGGTGGCGAGCGGGGAAGGGCGGCGACGGTGTAGGTCCCGGCCGCGAAGCCGCCGAACCGGAGTCAGCCCTGAAGCCGGAGCTCACCACTCCGGCGCCGCAGGGTCCACCGGCGTCGCGGAGGAGTCGGCGGATCCAGGGCCGGGCGCAACACGTCGTACAACGCCGCCAAGGCCTGATTGATCCGGTCTTCGTCTGCGTAGTTCTCGGTGATCGCTGTGAACACCCTGTCCACTGCTGCGGCCACTCCCGCCTCCTGGCGCCTCATCAGTGGCGCGGCGGCCGCCCCCAGACGACCCAAGGGGGCCGCCAGCTTCGCCGCTGACACCGTGCTCGCCTCATCCCACTGATCAACCACTGCGTTCATGGCGTGGACTGCCATCATTGCGGCCGGCAGCCCGTGTCGCGGAGAGCCGAGATAGGCGGCACTCGCCCCGCCCAGCCACCGGGTCAGGAGCGTCCCCCTGGCCCTCCAGCCGGCGTACAGATGCTCATGCATGTTGCCCGCCACCTTCACCGCCAGCACCGACGCCACGAACTCGTTCACCTGTGCCTCAAGCGTGGCCCGGTTCTCTGCCACTTCCTTGCGGGCCTCCTTCCGCTTGTTTCGCCTGTCGGTCTCCCACGCTCCGAGGAACAGGAGGATCACGGCGAGGCCCGCACCCGGCATCGCGCTGAGAATTGCATCGTCCATATGGACACGGACACGGCCGGGCGCCTGTGAGGTTCCGGTTGCGGTCGGGGTGTTTTGCCGGCGATGGTCGAGGCGAGCCCCGACCGCGCTCCGGTGCCGACTCGGTACCCGCGAGCTGGCGAGTGCAGTGGTCAGCCGGTGTGCCTCGGCGTTCCTCCCTCACACGCAGCTGCGTGCCGGGGCATGGGGGCGCGGGCTGGCCCACCCTTCTTTCGCTCGGTGGCTTGGGTCAGTTGGTCTTCGTGTTGCGCAGGTGGGGGCCGAGGTAGCCGATGATGATCTTCTGGGTGGTGCCTTTGGTGTCGAGCAGCTTCTGCAGTGGCGTATTCAGGACGGCGAACACGCGCTCAACCAGTCCGAGGTCGCGCTGGCGCTGACTGA
Protein-coding sequences here:
- a CDS encoding DUF6221 family protein; amino-acid sequence: MSQDLVEFLHARLDEEADLARRSDSDGCGEWTAHGHTVDFCQGELSGFHPTMALHVALHDPARVLREVEAKRRVLSRHVLSPATGDPELPWDNRDDCQYDGDTWPCDDLLDLASPYADHPAYPRLP
- a CDS encoding FAD-dependent oxidoreductase encodes the protein MSTTTRIAIAGAGLGGLICARILQQHGVPVTVFERETDPHSRSQGGTLDIHEDTGQAALRASGLFDQFLALSRPESQEWRLYDRHATLIRHDQAGVGDLSRPEIDRGQLRALLLDSLAPGTVRWGHSVKAVTPLPRGTARLHHHDRTGGEDFDLVIGADGAWSRVRPALSDAQPSYAGVTLVEVHFDDVDHRHPGIARLVGRGTMSAKAGRRSLVLQRNSNGHVRGYVNFRGPQDWHAGLDLTDTEAVRARLLAQYQGWHESLLDILRDNEGSFINRPMFVLPVHHSWQRVPGITLLGDAAHLMPPVGVGANLALLDGAELAQAVIDHPTIAQALDAYESVMLPRATDNAKTAQQMLTTLMPDTDSDDAAFPDSLWPANTLPDSRPAHTN
- a CDS encoding TetR/AcrR family transcriptional regulator, translating into MTGTTAGRRERKKAQTRQALTDAAVRLFTERGFDNVGVREVAEAADVSLSTLFKHFPSKEALVFDLDTDMESALVAAVRDRAPGQPVLHALRDHMVRTRTAVRTDDPTFVLIESTPALRDYARRMWLRHESTLAAVLAEVTGLAPEDPAIAGLARFTLEAPSIARAGEDPARTMRDLFTLLEHGWAATPLAGQEDHAGRDG
- a CDS encoding GIY-YIG nuclease family protein; protein product: MMRTYLLAAEGSVLTKIGRAAHVGNRVAQLQTGQPMTLTVLLDSVGDYEAALHGRFDAQRVRGEWFDLTVLGDPVRLVLAALAALAALAEMAATPPSAAAPQPLLPVPRQLPAPVSHELSAPVPPRPPWSADAFGPDPGGASCRWCGAPVHQGNTRTSRLYCKRAHRQRAFEAERLGLPMLKDRPPAQAPVAPVPVGDHHQCGWCREPLVRQPLGRPVRYCSAGCKQRAYEARKVERAVRAARLAEGGPDQVVT